The Polynucleobacter sp. VK25 genome segment ATCGATGAGATACTTCATATCAAATCTAGATCCGCCTTCTGCATAACCCATACCAACTACTTCATACGCATTAAATAGGCCAAGCTTGGACTTAAATTCGGATCTATTTTTAATAACGAAATCTAACTGAATCTCTGATTGCACGCCGTTACCCAACACCCATCCATAGCGTGTATTCCACTTATTGCCTACCTCAAATTCCGCTGGATAGAATTGTGCGGGCGATAAAAAACGTGAGCTCTTAGACTTTAAGTCATTACCAAGCGAGTCAATAATGCGCTCACCTTGATTAAAAGTAATCTTCTGCTCACTCACCTCAGTTACAACATCGGTATGCGAGCCTTTTACTAATTCAGTGAGCAGATCCTTAACTTCAAAGGAATAGCTATCCCCCACCGAGAACGTACCCACTATAGAAGCGCTTCCTTTTGAAAATGGATTTGCAGCAGAGCTGACCACTTGTACTTTTTTCTCACCCTTCTTCGCGAGCAATTGATCCAGCCGCACTTGAGCCAACTGTGAAAAGGACCCATCAGGATATTTTTGAAGGTAGTCCTCTACCAACTTAGGAGATGGATCGGCCGCAGCCTTTTCCCACAATGCTAGCTCTTCTTTAAAGCGGCGTTCCTTTTCCTCATCGCTTGCTTTTTTAGTGACATCAGCCACAGGGATAGTAGGGGCAGATAAGATGGGTTGAGCCTCTATTGCGACTTGACTCACCACGGGTATCGTAGGTGCGGCAACCGGGGCTGTAGGCGCAGCAGCCGCTATCGTAGGCGCAGCAACTGGAGTTATAGGCGCAGTAACTGCAACCTTAGGAGCTTGAATTGGAGGCGGCTTAAGACTAGCTAGCGTTTCTTTAACCTGAGCCTCTATATATTGAGGGTCCACACCCTTTGAGTTGAAGTAAAAGTCATTCTCCAGCGATGTACTTTCCCAAGGAATTTGCTGCCCCTTTGAGGCCAGACGTACATTCAAACGCACCCGCTTCATTACATCTTCAATCTTTGCCGTGGGGTTGCGCATTTCACGCAAGAGATTTTCAGTAAAAAGCCCATTGGTTCCTGATCCATCACTTGCCACGTTACCCGGAGCGGTGGCATAGCAAAGCACTGAATTGGGTGGTGCATCAAACTGACTTAAGCCCTTTTGCTCAATGGGCATCTTTTTCCCAAATGGGTTGTCGCGGCACGCATCCAAAATAATAATATTCATTGGATTCTGGGCCTTAGTGAGCGCCGCAAGCATGACATTCAATTCATAGGCTTGCTTTGGGATGTCGTCTACCCGGTCAATTTCTGCATCTACCGGCACCAAGTAGTTTCTCCAGCCCAACTGCACTCCATGTCCAGCGTAATAAAACAGGCCAACCGATTTTTCTTTATTTAATTGATCAGTATATTTTTGAATGGCACTTTTTAAGTTTTTTAAACTTGCATCCATCAGAAGGGATGTGTTGAAACCAAGTAAATTTAATTCCTTGCTAATTGCAGCCGCATCATTAGCAGGATTAGTGAGGGGGCTATCAGGGT includes the following:
- a CDS encoding caspase family protein: MSQNNKVFILDRRAALKTYGALIAGLFLNPKSVFASDVVINGPRSGLIIGNSKYPDSPLTNPANDAAAISKELNLLGFNTSLLMDASLKNLKSAIQKYTDQLNKEKSVGLFYYAGHGVQLGWRNYLVPVDAEIDRVDDIPKQAYELNVMLAALTKAQNPMNIIILDACRDNPFGKKMPIEQKGLSQFDAPPNSVLCYATAPGNVASDGSGTNGLFTENLLREMRNPTAKIEDVMKRVRLNVRLASKGQQIPWESTSLENDFYFNSKGVDPQYIEAQVKETLASLKPPPIQAPKVAVTAPITPVAAPTIAAAAPTAPVAAPTIPVVSQVAIEAQPILSAPTIPVADVTKKASDEEKERRFKEELALWEKAAADPSPKLVEDYLQKYPDGSFSQLAQVRLDQLLAKKGEKKVQVVSSAANPFSKGSASIVGTFSVGDSYSFEVKDLLTELVKGSHTDVVTEVSEQKITFNQGERIIDSLGNDLKSKSSRFLSPAQFYPAEFEVGNKWNTRYGWVLGNGVQSEIQLDFVIKNRSEFKSKLGLFNAYEVVGMGYAEGGSRFDMKYLIDPDKCSQPLVFEMISTNRRNNRRGLLNRVELIAYSQKKVKFA